Genomic window (Rossellomorea aquimaris):
CGCCGATTTTCACAAAATCCACTCCGACAAAAAGGGATAACGCCCCGATTTCCTCGGTTTCCTCTTCACTGAATCCCTGGATCATCGCCTGATCGGTCAACATCAGAATGAAGAAGAGCAGTAAGCCGGTGGTGATGATCGTCGAAAGAAACGCTGTCACTGTCTTGATGTTGATTTCACTGATGAAAAACAAGGAAATGCAGCTGATCAGAGTGCAGGCAATCAGTGTCAGGATAATTGGATTCAGATTCGGGTCGTTCATCAAAATGATAGTGAAAAGAAGCACGCCGAAGTTCAGGAATAAGGCCACAAAGGACCGGGCACCTTTTTTTCCACCAATCGTGATCATTAAGATGAAAAGGATGGCTGCGAGATAAAGTTGTACAGTCATGGTCTTGCCTTCTTTCGATTGACAAAAAAGATGGAAGTATAGATGGCAATCGGGATCGCCAGTACAATGCCGATTCCCCCGGTCAGTGCCCTCGCCATTTCCAGTGAAAGGTTCATGGAAAGGGTGAATCCCAGTGGGGAAGCATTTTTGAAAAAGAGAATGAGCATGGGAATCGCCCCGCTGATATAGACGAAGAACAAAATATTCGTCATCGTTCCCATGATGTCCTGGCCGATTTCGAATCCCGACTTCCTCAGCGCTCTGATGGAGATGGCTGGATTCTTCTCGTACAGTCCGAAGATGGACGACGATAAAGTGATGGCAACATCCATCACCGCTCCCAAGCACCCCACCAGTATCCCTGCCATGAACACCATTTCGTATGGACGGGTCAGGAATTGCATCTCTTCATAACGGAGGCCGTTTCCGGAGGTGAATCCTACGACAACATATGCAATCAGGAGAGTCATGAACGTTCCAATCAGGGTAGCGACAACCGCTGCATACGTTTTTTCATTAAAGCCATTGACCAGTAACAACGATATGCCCGTAAATAATATCACTCCTATGCTGCATACCACCAACAGGCTTATATCAGCAGAATTCAGGTAAATGTCCAGGGCAAAGGAAAGGATGATGGCATTGACTCCGAGAGTGATCAGTGAGAACAGCCCCTGCTTCTTCCCTACCACCAATAAGAGCAGGATAAAAACCCAGCCGATGATCATCATGTATGTATCCCGTTTGACGTCTTCTATGCTCCCGGTCAATTCTGTCTTTCCTGTTGACGATGAATCGATGCTTACGAATAATTCATTCCCGGGGTGATATTCCTGATCCGTGGCCCCGGAGGATGAATACTCATTGGTTAAAGTGATCGTTTCTCCCTCTTGAGCCCCGTTCTTCAGCGCGGCTACGATCTGCTGGGAGTAGAGCGTATCTTTATTTCCATTCATATCCTCCATCTCCGTCGATTCCACAATCTTCGTACTGATCACTTCGGCAATCGGTCGATCGTACCATCCATGATTGTGATAAACGAAATAGAGGGAAGCGGCCACACATAGTGCGAGGGTGATGTAGATAAAAAGATGTTTGGGCCTCAAGCTTTTACGTTCAGTGATTTGTGCAAACAACAATTCATACCTCCATGATTTGAATCAAAACTAATATATGTATCGGATGAACTGAAAAAAGGCCCATCCACCCGGTCTTCCATTGGTTATTTGCACTAATGGAACGAGCATTTATCCATTATTCCATAAAAGGGGTGGTTAATCAAAAGAAGGGACGGACCTTGTGCATCCATAAGAAAGCATGAGGTCCGTCCCTGTTTACTCCTGCCTAATACAAGGGGTGCTCTTCCAAGATGACCCTGTTTACCCTCTATTTTTGCAGAAGATATGCAAATGAAAATAAACCTCTTTGTTTATAAAAAAATGTACCTTATCCGTTTATCGGAAAATGAAAGGGATATAGTAAACGTGTAGGAAATACTAATCATAAAAGGAGGAATTCAACTTGTCACACGAAAAATATCAATCTGCCATCAACGCACTGCATGAATGTATGGTGGCGTGTAATCATTGTTACGATTCTTGTTTAAAGGAAGAAGACCTCAACATGATGAAAGAATGTATCCGGTACGATCGGGAATGTGCGGATATGTGTGCATACTTAGAACAATCCTTAGTAAGAGGGACTCCATTTGCGTCTGAGCTTGCCAGTGTGTGTGCTGCGATTTGTGAAGCATGTGGGGAAGAATGCAAGAAGCATGATCATGATCATTGTCAGGCATGTGCCGATGCTTGCTTCAAATGTGCAGAGGAATGTAAGAAAATCGCCTAAAGGAAATGAACATAAGAAAAGATCAAAGGACAGGGAGCCTTTGATCTTTTTTTATGTTTTCCACTGGTAGCCGATGCCCCATATTGTTTTCAAATGATGTTCAATGGGGAAGCCTGCTTTTTTCAGCTTTTCCCTTAAATTCCTGATATGGGAATCCACGGTTCGGATATCGGTCGTGGAATGGATATCCCATACCATGAGAAGGAGCTGTTCCCGGGTGTATACCCGTTCAGTGTTCTTCATCAAGGAGTGCAGGATTTTATATTCTTTTAACGTCAGAGGGCTGATTTCATTTTCATATTTTAACCTGTAGGCGTCTCCATCCAACGTAAAAGCCCCTCTGGTCAAGTGATGATCCTCTACTTGTTCATACTGTTTGATCCTTCTGAATTGAGCGTTCACACGTGCGACAAGTTCCCCTTCGTCAAATGGTTTTGTGATATAGTCATCAGCCCCGGCGTTTAAGCCTTTAATGACGTCATCCTTATCACCCCTGGCCGTTAACATGATGATGGGGACGTTTGAAAACTCCCTGATTTTTTCACAGGTTTGAAAGCCACTGAGCTCAGGCATCATGATATCTAAAATGACCAGGTCTACGGAATGTTTTTTTACAGCCTGAATCGCGTCATAGCCATTATTTTTCTTTTTGCATATATACCCGTGAGGCTTCAGATAAAGCTCCAGCAGGTTCAGCATCCTTCTTTCATCATCGATTAATAAAATGGTATTCACCAGACTGACCTCCAAGCATCACAGAATAATGTTGATCGATGTTCCTTTATTTCGTTCACTTTGTATTGAAATTTGACCGCCGTGTGCTTCCACCAGTTCTTTTACAATGGATAGCCCGAGACCGGATCCGCCAAATTCCCTGGAACGTGATTTCTCCACCCGGTACATCCTGTTGAATACCTGTGGAAGTTCATCCGGTGGGATGCCCATTCCCTGGTCGTTAATCAAGAGGCTCATATTCCCTGATTCGTTTCGCTCAACCGTCACTTCAGTCGTTGAATGCGGGGGCGAATGTTTTAGTGCGTTATCCAATAAGTTCATGACGATTTGTTCAAGTCGAATGGGATCGGCATGGAACGGGAAATCCTCCTTCACAGTCAAAATGAGATCGATTCCCTTTCTTTTAAAAACAGGAGCAACCTTGTTGATGACTTTTTGATAAAAAGAGCCCGAATCGATGGTTTCAGTTTGAATGGAAAAATTGTTTTCATCAATCTTTGCCAGCTCAAATAAATTTTCGATCAATGTCAGGATGGTTTTGGATTCTTCTTGGATGATGTTCAGATATTCTTTTCGTTCAGATTCCGGGATGTCCTCTCGAAGAGCTACATTGGCATATCCTTGAACATACGTCAGGGGGGTTCTGAGCTCATGAGAAATATTCGCTAAGAACTCAGTACGCTCCTGTTGAATGGTCTCTAGATCTGTCGCCAGCCTCTGAATGGAATCCGATAGATCTCCAAGTTCATCCTGACCGAGTTCCGGAAGCTTCACCTCAAAGTTCCCTTTGCTCAATTTTTCCGTCGCCTGCTTCATTTTTAACAAGGGACGCGTCAGAAGTTTCGACAGGAGAAAATGGATACCCGTTAAGATGATGAGACTCAGTATTCCTGCGAGAAGGAAATGGCTGTTCAATTGGTTGATCAGGTTCCGCAACGGTGCGGCGCTTTTGAACATATAGACATATCCCTCGTTCCGTTCACTTTCGAAGGATGTGACGGTGGCTAAATAATTCATATCCTTCCAATTTGATTCGATCACCTTTCCTTCACGGGTCAAGGATTCAGGAGGGATCTGAATTAGTTTACGCATTCCATCCGTTAATTTCCTTGAACCTATGATGACGTTATGATTTTTATCCGTGATCACGACTTCCGTTTCCGTTTTGGATTCCATGAGGGCTATGTGATGCAGTGTCGTTTCCGAATAACGGTCTTCTAACACATCACGATGACTGTTCCCCCGGGATAGAATCGATTGAAACTCCTCATCGATCCGTGTATCGATGATATTGTCATGTAGATAGAGCATCAATAACCCTTCCATCACGAGAACCGCGATCGTAAAGTAGAGGGCTAACTTGGTAGAAATTTTATTCATGGTATAACCTCATTTTGTCATTTCCTTTATTTTACCGAAAAAATATGAAAAAACTATGCACAATGCCTGAAAGCCGGATGCATTTGTCATAAATTCTTCATGGTACTTTTCCCTTTCTCCATATAAATTGCAAATATGCGGGGTAAACTTTAGTGGGAAGATGAAAAGGAGGATGACCATGACTACAAATGGTAAAAAATCGTTCTTGTTACTCGTTACAGCACTGTTTCTCCTATTGGGAGCCTGCTCCAACAATGGAGAGGGTACGGGACATGAAGGCGGAAATGACCAGGAGATGCAGGAAGACATGGACGGGATGGATCATGATGACATGAACCACTCCAGTTCAGGGGAAGTACCGGAAGGCTTGAAGGAAGCGGCGAATCCAACCTA
Coding sequences:
- a CDS encoding response regulator transcription factor translates to MNTILLIDDERRMLNLLELYLKPHGYICKKKNNGYDAIQAVKKHSVDLVILDIMMPELSGFQTCEKIREFSNVPIIMLTARGDKDDVIKGLNAGADDYITKPFDEGELVARVNAQFRRIKQYEQVEDHHLTRGAFTLDGDAYRLKYENEISPLTLKEYKILHSLMKNTERVYTREQLLLMVWDIHSTTDIRTVDSHIRNLREKLKKAGFPIEHHLKTIWGIGYQWKT
- a CDS encoding YibE/F family protein; its protein translation is MFAQITERKSLRPKHLFIYITLALCVAASLYFVYHNHGWYDRPIAEVISTKIVESTEMEDMNGNKDTLYSQQIVAALKNGAQEGETITLTNEYSSSGATDQEYHPGNELFVSIDSSSTGKTELTGSIEDVKRDTYMMIIGWVFILLLLVVGKKQGLFSLITLGVNAIILSFALDIYLNSADISLLVVCSIGVILFTGISLLLVNGFNEKTYAAVVATLIGTFMTLLIAYVVVGFTSGNGLRYEEMQFLTRPYEMVFMAGILVGCLGAVMDVAITLSSSIFGLYEKNPAISIRALRKSGFEIGQDIMGTMTNILFFVYISGAIPMLILFFKNASPLGFTLSMNLSLEMARALTGGIGIVLAIPIAIYTSIFFVNRKKARP
- a CDS encoding YibE/F family protein, which produces MTVQLYLAAILFILMITIGGKKGARSFVALFLNFGVLLFTIILMNDPNLNPIILTLIACTLISCISLFFISEINIKTVTAFLSTIITTGLLLFFILMLTDQAMIQGFSEEETEEIGALSLFVGVDFVKIGASMIIMSTLGAIIDLSISISSPMREIAYHNPAISQKDLFSSGLSIGRDILGTSTNTLFFAFFGGYMGLLIWFKDLSYTIGEIVNSKVFSSEMIFIGSAGIGVALAIPVTSWITAYYLVKRRSESRDSGGR
- a CDS encoding HAMP domain-containing sensor histidine kinase — protein: MNKISTKLALYFTIAVLVMEGLLMLYLHDNIIDTRIDEEFQSILSRGNSHRDVLEDRYSETTLHHIALMESKTETEVVITDKNHNVIIGSRKLTDGMRKLIQIPPESLTREGKVIESNWKDMNYLATVTSFESERNEGYVYMFKSAAPLRNLINQLNSHFLLAGILSLIILTGIHFLLSKLLTRPLLKMKQATEKLSKGNFEVKLPELGQDELGDLSDSIQRLATDLETIQQERTEFLANISHELRTPLTYVQGYANVALREDIPESERKEYLNIIQEESKTILTLIENLFELAKIDENNFSIQTETIDSGSFYQKVINKVAPVFKRKGIDLILTVKEDFPFHADPIRLEQIVMNLLDNALKHSPPHSTTEVTVERNESGNMSLLINDQGMGIPPDELPQVFNRMYRVEKSRSREFGGSGLGLSIVKELVEAHGGQISIQSERNKGTSINIIL
- a CDS encoding four-helix bundle copper-binding protein, whose protein sequence is MSHEKYQSAINALHECMVACNHCYDSCLKEEDLNMMKECIRYDRECADMCAYLEQSLVRGTPFASELASVCAAICEACGEECKKHDHDHCQACADACFKCAEECKKIA